In Fibrobacter sp. UWB10, a single window of DNA contains:
- a CDS encoding GspE/PulE family protein, translating to MEPQLSTKWCREHEVALLGNLSIAVTNDSDEFLLQKVRTELGAPINACVKSKAEIHLLLSKNCDRIEDAILKPESAQSTSWESEPIVNLVDSLIEQSIDLKATDIHLEPTGQSLRVRLRQDGLLNDFKNLPLWISEPVLVRLKILSEIDITDKRIPHDGSFHFEGLKHTANIRVSTLPVQGGEKAVLRILPTTSSPIAFSPLARGPHTKLESLGLSKAHLQFLQEVFNSPQGLFLVTGPTGSGKTTTLHAGLQEILHKQVNVTTIEDPVEYPLEGAAQVQVNEKCSFTFASALRAILRQDPDVIMVGEIRDQETAQIALRAAQTGHLVVSTLHTNSAKAGYTRLEDLGISRTALQESHLGIMAQRLVRCRPAQALPYSGRQAVVEILKPDGNYVDGTLRENAMRLVQAGLTDEPEIRRVLGNVG from the coding sequence ATGGAACCACAGCTTTCTACAAAATGGTGTCGCGAGCACGAGGTCGCCCTACTTGGCAATTTGAGTATTGCGGTCACAAACGACAGCGATGAATTCTTGCTGCAAAAGGTGCGGACAGAGCTTGGCGCCCCCATAAACGCATGCGTCAAGAGCAAGGCCGAAATTCACCTGTTGCTAAGCAAGAATTGCGACCGAATCGAAGACGCCATTTTAAAGCCCGAAAGTGCCCAAAGTACTTCTTGGGAGTCCGAGCCGATTGTGAACTTAGTCGATAGCCTGATTGAGCAGTCGATTGATTTGAAAGCGACTGATATTCACTTGGAGCCTACAGGTCAATCACTACGTGTGCGTTTACGGCAAGACGGCTTGTTGAACGATTTCAAGAACTTGCCTTTATGGATTAGCGAGCCGGTATTGGTCCGACTCAAGATTCTTTCTGAAATCGATATTACAGACAAAAGAATTCCGCATGATGGTTCTTTTCATTTCGAGGGTCTTAAGCATACAGCAAACATCCGTGTGAGCACGCTCCCCGTTCAGGGGGGCGAAAAAGCGGTACTCCGGATTTTACCGACAACGAGTAGCCCGATTGCGTTTTCACCCCTCGCCCGCGGACCACACACAAAGCTAGAATCACTTGGTTTGAGTAAAGCGCACCTGCAATTTTTGCAAGAGGTGTTCAACAGCCCGCAAGGATTATTCTTGGTGACAGGGCCGACAGGTTCTGGAAAGACAACGACTCTCCACGCTGGGTTGCAGGAAATTCTGCATAAGCAAGTGAATGTGACGACGATTGAAGACCCAGTGGAATATCCGCTTGAAGGTGCGGCACAAGTGCAAGTGAACGAAAAATGCAGTTTCACTTTTGCCTCCGCACTCCGCGCCATATTGCGCCAAGACCCCGACGTGATTATGGTGGGTGAAATTCGTGACCAGGAAACCGCGCAAATCGCGCTCCGTGCCGCTCAAACCGGACACCTGGTGGTTTCGACATTGCATACGAATTCTGCCAAGGCCGGTTACACCCGCCTCGAAGATTTAGGCATTTCGCGCACGGCCCTGCAAGAATCGCACCTAGGCATTATGGCCCAGCGCCTAGTCCGCTGCCGCCCGGCCCAAGCGCTCCCCTATTCGGGTCGCCAAGCGGTTGTCGAGATTCTAAAGCCCGACGGCAATTACGTAGATGGAACACTCCGGGAAAACGCAATGAGACTAGTTCAAGCGGGATTGACTGACGAACCTGAAATCAGAAGAGTATTAGGGAATGTGGGATGA
- a CDS encoding efflux RND transporter permease subunit: MIKASIYKPITMLMVILTVVVFGLYTYSMMVVDLMPKFDVPVVTGTIIYPGANPEEIETTIIKPIEEQVELVDGIDYVQSICLENYGIVVAMFNMGINVDVAANDVRSKIELAAADFPDAVQAPIISKVDINGAAIMSISFTGPLNSTELRQKVEDEIEPLFTSVPGVASVDLFGGTTRQISIELDKDKMIDRNVDIATIMGIFGQANVNNPIGEVIGKHKNTTVRTAGKFTSLDEMRDLDIPTQTGVIKLSEIAEVKDTVESITSASRFNGTNSVSLDIKKRSDANVVEVSRGVLKRMAEIQKTLPEGFELHLVYDKSEAVNEAIDNVIQNIVIAIGLTAGLLLLFLGKFSTMFIAALTMPISVIGAFTLMYFAGFGINMMSLMALSSSVGLLVTNSIVVLENINEKLKLGLDPKEAAYRGTSEIMVAIMASTLTNVCVFVPIAFMKSIAGIFFRTFGLTMVFATFVSLLVTFTLTPLMAAYLFKGKKKDENGNIIEEKPSILDRILALFPKALNGIRFVYLKTLSFCLSVPGVIFQVVALGAGIFFVGVLAKNFLTVEVMPKQDQGMISVKLEMPVGTNIETTDSVARIIEERVKGVPEIVHYSMNVGGSNGFTTVNQATMRVKLLKDWEGRTRSTDQIVDSLRPYLANIPDAFISIKSTSASEMQNNSAGDVVLEVSGLHADSVVKASEIVMDKIKETIEGVVDVKMSYEAGKPEIRLLPNRQALADYGVTLKTVATYNYIAVSGYEAGQYTDDGEEYDVYVRMMEKDRQSHADIENLPILTPKGYVNANELFFIEDGAGPTRIDRKRKMRRVDVSMNLLPGHTTGEIMGKVGALAAEMKDQVPEGISFGFGGNADMQNDMVDEFKTAIVMAIILTYILLIALLESFAQPFIIMTTIPMGAIGVILSLIVTGKALSMIALMAIVMLIGVVVNNAILLLDEANRLLRSGAMGRRSAIMTAGENKFQPIVLATFASVVAQLPLAFALGGNVAAMTQPMGIASVGGLIVSAILTMYLVPTFFWLPNAIFHKAKKKAGNIKKNFQRHKA; encoded by the coding sequence ATGATTAAGGCCAGTATCTATAAACCGATAACCATGCTCATGGTCATTTTGACCGTGGTGGTTTTCGGTCTCTACACCTACAGCATGATGGTGGTGGACCTGATGCCGAAATTCGACGTCCCCGTGGTCACCGGCACCATCATTTACCCGGGCGCAAACCCCGAAGAAATCGAAACGACCATCATCAAGCCTATTGAAGAACAGGTGGAACTGGTGGACGGTATCGACTACGTGCAGTCGATATGCCTTGAAAACTACGGTATCGTGGTTGCCATGTTCAACATGGGTATCAACGTGGACGTAGCTGCAAACGACGTGCGTTCCAAGATTGAACTTGCCGCAGCCGACTTCCCGGATGCCGTGCAGGCCCCGATTATTTCGAAGGTCGACATTAACGGTGCCGCCATCATGTCCATTTCGTTTACGGGTCCGCTAAACTCCACGGAACTCCGTCAAAAGGTGGAAGACGAAATCGAACCGCTGTTCACCTCTGTTCCGGGTGTGGCAAGCGTAGACCTTTTCGGTGGTACCACACGCCAGATTTCCATTGAACTTGACAAGGACAAAATGATCGACCGCAATGTAGACATTGCGACCATCATGGGAATTTTCGGACAAGCTAACGTCAACAACCCGATCGGTGAAGTCATCGGCAAGCACAAGAATACGACGGTGCGTACCGCAGGTAAGTTCACCAGCCTTGACGAAATGCGCGACCTGGATATTCCGACCCAAACAGGCGTAATCAAGCTTTCTGAAATCGCTGAAGTCAAGGATACGGTTGAATCGATTACTTCTGCATCACGCTTCAACGGAACGAACTCTGTTTCACTCGATATCAAGAAGCGTTCCGACGCTAACGTGGTTGAAGTTTCGAGAGGCGTGCTCAAGCGCATGGCCGAAATCCAGAAGACCTTGCCTGAAGGATTCGAACTTCACCTGGTTTACGACAAGTCTGAAGCCGTGAACGAAGCTATCGACAACGTGATTCAGAATATCGTTATCGCAATCGGCCTTACGGCTGGACTTTTGCTCTTGTTCCTCGGCAAGTTCTCGACCATGTTCATTGCGGCCCTTACGATGCCGATTTCCGTGATTGGTGCATTTACGCTTATGTACTTCGCCGGATTCGGTATCAACATGATGTCGCTCATGGCTCTGTCGAGTTCCGTGGGCCTGTTGGTGACAAACTCTATCGTGGTGCTTGAAAACATTAACGAAAAATTAAAACTTGGACTTGACCCGAAAGAAGCCGCCTACCGAGGCACCAGTGAAATCATGGTCGCCATCATGGCTTCGACACTCACCAACGTTTGCGTGTTCGTGCCGATTGCCTTCATGAAGTCCATTGCCGGTATCTTCTTTAGAACGTTCGGTCTGACCATGGTGTTTGCAACCTTCGTGTCGCTCTTGGTGACTTTCACCTTGACACCGCTCATGGCTGCCTACTTGTTCAAGGGCAAGAAGAAAGATGAAAACGGAAACATTATCGAAGAAAAGCCCTCGATTCTTGACCGTATTCTTGCGCTCTTCCCCAAGGCCTTGAATGGAATTCGCTTTGTATACCTCAAGACCCTTTCGTTCTGCCTTTCTGTTCCGGGTGTTATATTCCAAGTCGTTGCACTTGGCGCAGGAATTTTCTTTGTGGGTGTTCTTGCGAAGAACTTCTTGACCGTCGAAGTGATGCCGAAACAGGACCAGGGCATGATTTCGGTGAAGCTTGAAATGCCTGTGGGTACTAACATCGAAACCACCGACAGCGTTGCACGTATTATCGAAGAGAGAGTCAAGGGTGTTCCCGAAATTGTGCACTACAGCATGAACGTGGGTGGTTCTAACGGTTTTACGACCGTAAACCAGGCTACCATGCGTGTCAAGCTCTTGAAGGACTGGGAAGGCCGTACTCGTAGTACCGACCAAATCGTCGATTCGCTGCGTCCTTACCTTGCAAATATTCCTGACGCCTTTATTTCAATTAAGTCTACTTCTGCTTCTGAAATGCAGAACAACTCCGCCGGTGACGTGGTGCTCGAAGTGAGCGGTCTGCACGCCGACTCCGTGGTGAAGGCTTCCGAAATCGTGATGGATAAAATCAAGGAAACCATCGAAGGTGTCGTCGACGTGAAGATGAGCTACGAAGCGGGTAAGCCCGAAATTCGACTTCTCCCGAACCGTCAGGCGCTCGCCGATTACGGCGTGACCTTAAAGACCGTCGCCACCTACAACTACATTGCTGTTAGCGGTTACGAAGCAGGCCAGTATACCGATGACGGTGAAGAATATGACGTGTACGTGCGTATGATGGAAAAAGACCGTCAAAGCCACGCAGATATCGAAAACCTTCCCATCTTGACGCCCAAGGGATACGTAAATGCCAACGAGCTGTTCTTCATTGAAGACGGTGCAGGCCCGACCCGTATTGACCGTAAGCGCAAGATGAGACGTGTTGACGTTTCGATGAACTTGTTGCCGGGACACACCACCGGTGAAATCATGGGCAAGGTCGGAGCGCTCGCCGCAGAAATGAAGGACCAGGTTCCCGAAGGAATTTCGTTTGGCTTTGGCGGCAACGCAGACATGCAGAATGACATGGTGGACGAATTCAAGACGGCCATCGTGATGGCTATCATCCTCACCTACATTCTGTTGATTGCACTCCTTGAAAGCTTTGCCCAGCCGTTCATTATTATGACGACAATCCCGATGGGTGCTATAGGCGTGATTCTTTCCCTTATCGTTACCGGCAAGGCACTTTCGATGATCGCCCTCATGGCTATCGTGATGCTTATCGGTGTGGTGGTGAACAACGCCATTCTATTGCTTGACGAAGCAAACCGACTGCTACGAAGTGGCGCTATGGGAAGACGTTCAGCCATTATGACCGCAGGCGAAAACAAGTTCCAGCCGATTGTACTTGCAACGTTCGCTTCTGTGGTGGCCCAGCTTCCGCTGGCATTCGCTCTCGGTGGTAACGTGGCTGCCATGACCCAGCCGATGGGTATCGCCTCTGTGGGTGGCTTGATTGTGTCTGCAATCCTGACCATGTATTTGGTGCCGACCTTCTTCTGGCTCCCGAACGCCATCTTCCACAAGGCGAAAAAGAAAGCCGGAAATATCAAGAAGAATTTCCAGCGCCATAAAGCATAA
- a CDS encoding efflux RND transporter periplasmic adaptor subunit: MNKTVKTLLTIAVASLMLVACDKKEENAEKKASTIEEIQKEKGKPARVVKAATSKLTDVRKFSGTIEGINQNSAICKMGDPIAKINVQVGSTVQKDQVIAEYLFTGDNTQYQEAQEKIAVLEKATERMRELHAKGGISQQDMDSQEMQLKVAKMGLETARRATLILAPEAGVVTEIKFKVGQTPGPGAQFATIAKLNKVILKLNVTSKDIGFFKKGASAKVTVADETFTGKVTLIPLAANPTTHFFPVEITFDNKAKKLLPGMYVTAELDARQVEGIVVPAEAIVYRNGINVIWTVDAEGKALRKIVKLGVQTKNDVQITEGLEGGETVIVEGQSKMNDGDKVLIVE, from the coding sequence ATGAACAAGACTGTTAAAACCCTCCTGACTATCGCTGTCGCATCGCTGATGCTTGTCGCCTGCGACAAGAAAGAAGAAAATGCCGAAAAGAAGGCTTCGACCATCGAAGAAATCCAGAAAGAAAAAGGCAAGCCTGCCCGCGTAGTCAAGGCCGCCACCTCGAAACTTACCGACGTGCGTAAGTTCAGTGGCACAATCGAAGGCATCAACCAGAACAGCGCCATCTGCAAGATGGGCGACCCGATTGCAAAGATTAACGTGCAAGTGGGTTCCACCGTCCAGAAGGACCAGGTAATCGCCGAATACCTCTTTACAGGCGACAACACCCAGTACCAGGAAGCACAAGAAAAAATCGCTGTTCTTGAAAAAGCAACCGAACGCATGCGTGAACTCCATGCCAAGGGAGGCATTAGCCAACAGGACATGGACAGCCAGGAAATGCAACTCAAGGTCGCAAAGATGGGCCTCGAAACAGCTCGTCGCGCCACTTTGATTCTCGCTCCTGAAGCAGGCGTGGTGACCGAAATCAAGTTCAAGGTTGGCCAGACTCCGGGACCGGGCGCTCAGTTTGCAACCATTGCAAAGCTCAACAAGGTTATCTTGAAGTTGAACGTCACCAGCAAGGACATCGGATTCTTCAAGAAGGGCGCATCTGCCAAAGTCACTGTCGCCGACGAAACGTTCACGGGTAAGGTGACCCTGATTCCGCTCGCCGCAAACCCGACAACACACTTCTTCCCGGTTGAAATTACGTTCGACAACAAGGCCAAGAAGCTCCTGCCCGGCATGTACGTGACCGCAGAACTTGACGCCCGCCAGGTGGAAGGCATCGTGGTTCCTGCCGAAGCAATCGTTTACCGCAACGGCATTAACGTCATCTGGACTGTCGATGCCGAAGGCAAGGCCCTTCGCAAGATCGTGAAGCTTGGCGTGCAGACCAAGAACGATGTGCAGATTACAGAAGGTCTTGAAGGTGGCGAAACCGTGATTGTCGAAGGCCAGTCCAAGATGAACGACGGCGACAAAGTGCTGATCGTTGAATAG
- a CDS encoding TolC family protein, producing MSRQLAALSALALCIAVPQTIWATTYTRDEAVKIALEKSSDVKTAEEEVISANSQVDAGYGNALPTVDLSATVTRIFGLDDVENKKPIYNTLNSTKAEDGSAPTVYDYVNAGAIDGLIYGMSQQGYRWQSSVGITATQILYAQGKVGTGIEIAKAYKHMKEVSLDNAKATVRYDVENAFDQLIYLDSAIVILQQSKDLLQENLNFVDQSLKSGLATELDLIRVQLKMDQLTSEIASTEKKRVLARNALLNTMGLEWDSDVKFQGDLRDPLEGYTFPDTAMANVKKRRKELVMLEASEEMLQKNVSIEEGGYKPTLVLIGGLKYTNNKNHFYQWDAPDWDENINKYVALNFTMNLFNGMKTKEAVVQAKSNLRSTQIKKETAERGFRVQIESCANTLEDANSQIEIAKRQIDLAQKNYDLTNDSYKLGRETQLNLLAAENDLRVAKLGYMEAIVNWNKAYNALLQATGEY from the coding sequence ATGTCAAGGCAATTAGCAGCATTATCGGCTCTGGCTCTGTGCATTGCGGTCCCCCAAACGATTTGGGCCACGACCTACACACGTGATGAAGCCGTCAAAATCGCCCTTGAAAAGTCCTCGGACGTAAAAACCGCCGAAGAAGAAGTCATTTCGGCAAATTCCCAAGTAGATGCCGGCTACGGCAACGCCCTTCCGACGGTTGACCTGAGCGCAACCGTTACACGTATTTTCGGATTGGACGACGTAGAAAACAAAAAGCCCATTTACAACACCTTGAACAGCACGAAAGCAGAAGACGGCAGTGCTCCTACCGTCTACGACTACGTGAATGCAGGTGCCATTGACGGCCTGATTTACGGTATGTCTCAACAGGGCTACCGCTGGCAATCCTCTGTGGGCATCACCGCCACCCAGATTCTTTACGCCCAGGGCAAGGTCGGCACAGGTATCGAAATTGCGAAGGCTTACAAGCACATGAAGGAAGTTAGCCTGGACAACGCCAAGGCAACCGTCCGTTACGATGTCGAAAACGCCTTCGACCAGCTCATTTACCTGGATTCCGCTATCGTTATTCTGCAACAGTCCAAAGATTTGTTGCAGGAAAACCTGAATTTCGTGGATCAATCCCTCAAAAGCGGCCTCGCTACCGAATTGGACTTGATTCGTGTGCAGCTCAAGATGGACCAGCTGACCTCTGAAATCGCCAGCACCGAAAAGAAGCGCGTTCTCGCACGCAACGCCCTCCTTAACACCATGGGCCTTGAATGGGATTCCGACGTCAAATTCCAGGGTGACCTTCGCGATCCGCTGGAAGGCTATACCTTCCCCGACACCGCCATGGCAAACGTGAAAAAGCGCCGTAAGGAACTGGTGATGCTCGAAGCTTCCGAAGAAATGCTCCAAAAGAACGTTTCGATTGAAGAAGGCGGCTACAAGCCGACATTGGTTTTGATTGGCGGACTCAAGTATACGAACAACAAGAACCACTTCTATCAGTGGGACGCTCCCGATTGGGACGAAAACATCAACAAGTACGTTGCCCTGAACTTCACGATGAACCTTTTCAACGGTATGAAAACCAAGGAAGCCGTGGTTCAGGCAAAGTCGAATCTGCGTAGCACGCAAATCAAGAAGGAAACCGCTGAACGTGGATTCCGCGTGCAGATTGAATCTTGCGCCAACACGCTCGAAGACGCTAATTCCCAGATTGAAATTGCCAAGCGCCAAATCGACCTGGCTCAAAAGAATTACGACCTGACCAACGACAGCTACAAGCTCGGACGAGAAACGCAGCTGAACCTTCTCGCAGCAGAAAACGACCTTCGCGTGGCGAAGCTCGGCTACATGGAAGCTATCGTAAATTGGAACAAGGCTTACAACGCCCTCCTTCAGGCCACCGGTGAATATTAA
- a CDS encoding YbaB/EbfC family nucleoid-associated protein — translation MDMSKMLRDLQKMQSKMMKAQSDLKAQSFEAEAGGGMVKVAMNGKGVLTMIKINPDAVDKDDVEALEDLLMAAINAAVKKKDDATQESISGITGGMKIPGLM, via the coding sequence CGATCTCCAGAAGATGCAGAGCAAGATGATGAAGGCACAGAGCGATCTTAAGGCACAGAGCTTCGAAGCCGAAGCCGGTGGCGGAATGGTTAAAGTCGCCATGAACGGTAAGGGCGTTCTGACCATGATCAAGATCAATCCCGATGCAGTCGACAAAGACGACGTGGAAGCCCTCGAAGACCTGCTCATGGCAGCTATCAACGCCGCCGTCAAGAAAAAAGACGATGCCACCCAGGAAAGCATCAGCGGCATTACCGGCGGCATGAAAATCCCCGGTCTGATGTAG